The sequence below is a genomic window from Bosea sp. F3-2.
CAGTGCCTATGTGGTGCCCGGTTGCCGCGAGCGCGTGCTGCGCGGCGGCTCCTTCAACAACGATCCACGCTATCTACGCTCGGCTGCCCGCTTCAAATACGAGGCCGATGTGCGCTTCTATACCAACGGCTTCCGCGTCGCGCGCGAGCCCTGACGACCTGGCGTATTCTGATCTATCGTTTGAACTGAAGGACCGCCCTAATCCGATCGCGACGACGCACGCGGCGCGATGAACAGAGCGAAGCGACTGAACCCTGGGGGGTGGGGGCGGATCCGGAGGGTGCCGGCGCCTTCAGCCGACCGAAACCGTCCCCGGGGCACTCCCGCGCAGGACGGGCTCGGCCGGAACCGTCTCGCAGATCGCGACGCCCTGCTGTGCCGGGGCCGCAGGTACCAGGAGATCGAGCACGATCTCGCCCGTCAGCCGGCCGATGGAAGCTGCATCGATCCTGACCGTCGTGATGCCGGGCGCCGAGACGCGCGCGATCTCGAAATCCCCGAATCCAGAGATGGCGAGCTGATCGGGAACCGAAATCCCGCGCCGCGCGCAGGCTGCCATGATGCCGAAAGCAAGCGGATCGGAGACGCAGGCAACCAGCTCGGTGTCGGGATAGTGCTGCAGTACCTCGTCGAGTGCGCGCTCGCCATCGGACATCGTCGCAGGCGGGCGGGCAATCGCGCAAAGCCTCGGCGACAGCCCTACCTCGCGCATCGCCTCGCAATAGCCGTGACGCCGGGCGGCGCCGCGCGTCTCGTCGTCGTCCAGCTCGCCGAAATAGGTGATGCGCCGGTAGCCCGCGCGAAGCAGCGTCGCGATCAGGCCCTTCATCGCCTCGCGGTTGGAGAAGCCGACCACATGCTGGATCGGCCG
It includes:
- a CDS encoding LacI family DNA-binding transcriptional regulator produces the protein MRMQDVAKRLGISAMTVSRALRADTTVAPATREAVLKAIEELGYVPNQIAGSLASRRSGFAAVLVPSLNNSHFSETVLALNAALEPHHIQLLIGSTDYDREKEAGLVRAFLARKPEAIVLTNDGHSPDVVRLLGQARVPVVQIWDLPARPIQHVVGFSNREAMKGLIATLLRAGYRRITYFGELDDDETRGAARRHGYCEAMREVGLSPRLCAIARPPATMSDGERALDEVLQHYPDTELVACVSDPLAFGIMAACARRGISVPDQLAISGFGDFEIARVSAPGITTVRIDAASIGRLTGEIVLDLLVPAAPAQQGVAICETVPAEPVLRGSAPGTVSVG